The sequence AGATCGACGCGGGATAAACTGGCAATTTGCCGATAACACaatttaaataccaaaaataaaccaaaacgttattaaaaaaatgccaaTATTTTCACTTTCGTACAGATTATGTGACAGACCTGTTTGATTCATAGTTTATCATGTCTAACCTCTAGAATTCATCAATATATCGTTCATGGTTCCGAGAAAAAAGGAAGCAACAATAGATTCTAACgatgtcaaaaattgtataatttatttaatatagttATTTCCAAAGGCTGAAAAACCAAAACCATAACTGAAAAACCTTAATacagaaaatgttaaatttgttttatactaaattcaaaaatgtattgaatacaTTTTCTGTTGGGTCTTAAAACAGAAATTACCGAGAACCACTGATTAAGTTAAACATTTCTTAATAGCAAATACAATTATATGTATATCAGCATTGCATGTTTTATATCAAATTAAACTACCATTGTTTATCTTAAACAATCAAACAAATCATTTAATTCCACTATagatactacatacatacatatcgcacACCTAATGCAAGtttcaagtaaaaaaaataagatatattttgtgccgaatcttatatacccttcaccaaagaaaaaaaaattggtaaaagaaaatggtgaaaaaatttaattttgttaaaacaaataaaattttgctgaacatttttttaaaaactttaatgaaataaaactatgttaaaaaaatcgTGTTATTCGTgatttcttatatctcagccatttatgttccgattttcttgattttaaatagtaaccaaTTTTGTAACGGACTATATCGGATATATTAATCAtgtttataagttatttggaAATCCATTTtactttgtaaattttaatattgtttttttcttgctaagattttttacaataaaatataaatttttgtgttctattatttatattcaaaatacgtttgtatattaaaattccataatttaGGTTTTTCCTTTATAAAAGTTCCTGAATTCAGTCAAATTTTAAAACCAGACtctacaaacttatatatgtatgccATTACCACTCATTGTGTTATCTGAAAGAGTTCTGTTAGAGAATTAGAAACccttaaaaaatttgaatttttgagtTATGTGAGCGATATGTAAACACTGATTAATGCATTGTTGAGCTAGCACACACAATACGACGATAAGGGCTTTCAAAGATAAGATTAAATGATTTTATTGCTTACCTATTCGGTTTAATATAATAGGTTCAAATGTGGTTGGGTAAGttcatattaattttatttttgtttaaattcattttcaatatattttatttatacacaaCATGTAAAGAAAGCCATCATTATAAATTACAATACATATTAGTGgtaggtttttttaatttgttttcctcTGTTTTGTCTTTTGAATAGTCCGTATATAGAAGTCATAAAATAATGAATGTGATATGCTTTCaatattcattattttattaaataaacaaacaacaaataatacaaatgttttataaattagGAAACGATAGAATAATGGAATTACaaataaagattttcttttatatgtttaaacaaattataaaactacAGCAACAAAGTGTAGAGAACATAAGAATTTagattaattgttttaaaaaagatgaactacatttgtttttttatgtttaataaaagatttcaataaaatctcttgacctatataaaattgttttatttaatatacatttaCTAGAAAAAGGAAATGCTTAAAATTAATCCTGTTTTTTATCTGCTGCCGATTTGGGTTTAGCAGCTGGCGCTGGTTTTTCCTCTTTCGGTGTGTCTTTAAGAGCTTGTGTGGTACCCTCCAATTTCTTTTGTGCAGCTTGCTCAGCCATTTCACCAGAGAAACCAAACTCATTAACACGCTTAAGATCAACACTATAGTGCCAGCGTTGGTAGAGGAATATAAAGAATACAATATCATCACGGAAGCAACCCAATCTATACATAGTGGGCATTTTAATAACGAATGCAAATATGTCGTCAATAAATGTGTTCAAGAACTTATAGGTCATCATGCGCCACGGCATATGGGCAACAGATTTCAATTtgtaattaataaacaattgtGGTGTCATCATAATGAAGCCAAATGTCAGCAAATAACCATATAACATGTTCAACAAAAAGGAATACCAGCCTTTATGTTCATTATAAACCATGGAGTACACAAAATAGCCAACTAGAAGGGGGAAACAAATCCAGCCCAGATATTTAAATGCCAAATTATCGTATGCTTTGGTTTCGCTTTCGGAATATGAGCCCTTGTCCTTAAAGGAGATTTTCGGTAGCACGCCAAACAATTTCTGATCCGTATTGTAGTTGATATCGACAACCTTGTGAATTTTCCAGACTTCAATGCCCAAGCCAATGAAACAGGATACACGAATCATGAAATTAGTTTCATTGTCTAGCACATACAGTAAAACGATAAGCGATTggaaaacaccaaaaaatactGAGCGTACGGAAAGACCTTCCAGAGATTGACGGTTATTCCAAAATTGTATGTCATTTTTGAAGGCCAATAACTCAAAGACTGAATGTAATATGGAGATGGCTATTGTTAAACCCAAAAGATATATATTTGTCTCCAACATGGTCTCTTTTAGGGAATCTTGGTCTTCATCATTTTCCTGAAAGGGGAATGGGAGAATTGTTAGAATATCAtgttggaaacattttttttatctatccATTATCTGCGTATCTCAAACGAATACGTATACAATAatggatatatttttaaataaataaatttcatatattttagaGCTTACCTCGCCGCCACCCGATGCCATTAGTTCACCCAAAACATTACCggcaaatttatttttcatttgttgaGCAGCGTACAATTGCCATTTAAACATGCCAATGGGCTGGAAAGTCAAATGTAATGGTAGTTCAGGGGTTGTCTCATTGATGGGATAGTAATCACGATGTAGATTCCAGTAgtcattaacaaaaacaatgggCAAATACGTTTTACCGCCATCAACAAATTTCACATATTCATCCAATGGCGGAGGCACTGTACCTTGCGCCCAGTTTGTTTGATCTACTACAACGTTAAGTGTCAGATTTGGATGCCAATGAGATACTATTGTATCTTTCAAATTAGCCTGGGCCAGTTCAAATGCCAATTTCTCTTGTTCGCTAGCCAACAAATTATAATTACGATTAACAcgtattttcttgaatttattcagCTGCTTCTGTTGATAACCCATTAAACCGTTTTTGGCAAAATTCGGCGCTTTTGGATCCGGTGATTCGCCAGACTTTGTAACGAAAGCATGCAGGTAAACGGAACCATTGCTCATTAGTTTGGGTGAAGCCTTAACGGTGACTTGATGATAATGTTGACCATCGCGATTTGGTCCTGATATCCAATCGCCGTATGTTAGATCTTCTTGAAGCCAGAGTAAATTTGATGTTTGTTGGAAGTTGACGTCATCGGCATTTTCCGACAGCCATACGTGCAAATCAAAAAGAGTgccattttcaaaataattccaTGCGTGTATTTTGGGACCAGAAGCAGCGGGCGATTTTTGATTTGGAGTTGTGACAGGTGGTGTACCTTTTCTGAAGAAGGAGGAGACGAAATAAATAATGAGTGCGCGGAGTATCAAGGATTTAGTCATGGCAAAGAATGACTCCATTCTTGATGCAGGTGGTGGTTGCGGTTGACCATCAGCTTGGCCTTCAACGGGAGCATTTGCTTCACCATTTTGTTCAGCCACCTAAAAGAAGAATACCAGCTTTTAGTAGGATTGTTTTGatagaattttgtaaatttccaCTTAGAGtatttttgaatattcaaaaaattttattgtaaaatttcatattatttgtATTTCCTTGATTGAGCCTTATTTTATGAAACGAAAAGTATATTATTctagtatttaaaaaatactaggAAAAA comes from Calliphora vicina chromosome 2, idCalVici1.1, whole genome shotgun sequence and encodes:
- the LOC135952457 gene encoding putative lipid scramblase CLPTM1, which codes for MSTEAQTAGNEVAEQNGEANAPVEGQADGQPQPPPASRMESFFAMTKSLILRALIIYFVSSFFRKGTPPVTTPNQKSPAASGPKIHAWNYFENGTLFDLHVWLSENADDVNFQQTSNLLWLQEDLTYGDWISGPNRDGQHYHQVTVKASPKLMSNGSVYLHAFVTKSGESPDPKAPNFAKNGLMGYQQKQLNKFKKIRVNRNYNLLASEQEKLAFELAQANLKDTIVSHWHPNLTLNVVVDQTNWAQGTVPPPLDEYVKFVDGGKTYLPIVFVNDYWNLHRDYYPINETTPELPLHLTFQPIGMFKWQLYAAQQMKNKFAGNVLGELMASGGGEENDEDQDSLKETMLETNIYLLGLTIAISILHSVFELLAFKNDIQFWNNRQSLEGLSVRSVFFGVFQSLIVLLYVLDNETNFMIRVSCFIGLGIEVWKIHKVVDINYNTDQKLFGVLPKISFKDKGSYSESETKAYDNLAFKYLGWICFPLLVGYFVYSMVYNEHKGWYSFLLNMLYGYLLTFGFIMMTPQLFINYKLKSVAHMPWRMMTYKFLNTFIDDIFAFVIKMPTMYRLGCFRDDIVFFIFLYQRWHYSVDLKRVNEFGFSGEMAEQAAQKKLEGTTQALKDTPKEEKPAPAAKPKSAADKKQD